From the genome of Novosphingobium sp. TH158, one region includes:
- a CDS encoding PhoH family protein, protein MARKAARAHNVAHLAPQQSQRARAELEFDEPAVLGALFGQFDANLVQLENRLGVFIAARGNRIQIEGKADDVARARDVLRGMHQRLLQGHDLDTGAVESLIAMSAEPTLDGIVSKELESPSVMIRTRKKTIVPRSTTQIEYMQALSSRDIIFALGPAGTGKTYVAVAQAVSQLMNGSVQRLILSRPAVEAGERLGFLPGDMKEKVDPYLRPLYDALYDCMPPEQVERRIASGEIEIAPIAFMRGRTLADAFVILDEAQNTTPAQMKMFLTRFGQNSRMVICGDPRQVDIPGGAPMSGLKDAVDRLEGVEGIAVVRFNAADVVRHPIVGRIVEAYEGKDA, encoded by the coding sequence ATGGCCCGCAAAGCAGCCCGTGCCCACAACGTGGCACACCTCGCCCCGCAGCAATCCCAGCGTGCCCGGGCGGAACTGGAATTCGACGAACCCGCCGTGCTCGGCGCGTTGTTCGGACAGTTCGACGCCAATCTGGTGCAGCTGGAGAACCGGCTCGGAGTGTTCATCGCGGCTCGCGGCAATCGCATCCAGATCGAAGGCAAGGCGGACGACGTTGCCCGCGCCCGCGACGTGTTGCGCGGGATGCACCAGCGGCTGCTGCAAGGCCATGATCTTGATACCGGCGCGGTGGAATCGCTGATCGCCATGTCGGCCGAACCGACGCTGGACGGCATTGTCTCGAAGGAGCTGGAAAGCCCCTCGGTGATGATCCGGACCCGCAAGAAGACCATCGTTCCGCGCTCCACCACGCAGATCGAATACATGCAGGCGCTGTCCAGCCGCGATATCATCTTCGCGCTGGGTCCGGCCGGCACCGGCAAGACTTATGTTGCCGTGGCCCAGGCGGTGAGCCAGCTGATGAACGGTTCGGTCCAGCGCCTGATCCTTTCGCGCCCGGCTGTCGAAGCGGGCGAGCGGCTGGGCTTCCTGCCCGGCGACATGAAGGAAAAGGTCGATCCCTACCTGCGCCCGCTCTACGATGCGCTGTACGATTGCATGCCGCCCGAGCAGGTGGAACGCCGCATAGCCAGCGGCGAGATCGAGATTGCGCCCATCGCCTTCATGCGCGGCCGCACCTTGGCCGATGCCTTCGTCATCCTTGACGAGGCGCAGAACACCACGCCCGCGCAGATGAAGATGTTCCTTACCCGTTTCGGCCAGAACAGCCGCATGGTGATCTGCGGCGACCCGCGGCAGGTCGACATTCCCGGCGGCGCGCCGATGAGCGGGCTGAAGGACGCGGTGGACCGGCTTGAGGGCGTGGAGGGCATCGCGGTGGTGCGCTTCAACGCAGCCGACGTGGTGCGCCATCCCATCGTCGGGCGGATCGTCGAGGCCTATGAGGGCAAGGACGCATAA
- the ybeY gene encoding rRNA maturation RNase YbeY, with protein MNLDIEIDAPWRNDTDWADLAVQAAEAAMAVAPELANPRLTASLLFTSDAEVHTLNREWRAKDKPTNVLSFPMLERDDLLALAADGPPEMLGDIALAQETCAREAADKGVPLEHHAAHLIIHGLLHLAGYDHEISAQDATEMEALETKALAHMAITDPYCD; from the coding sequence ATGAACCTCGATATCGAAATCGACGCGCCCTGGCGGAACGACACGGACTGGGCCGATCTTGCCGTTCAGGCGGCCGAGGCGGCCATGGCGGTCGCCCCGGAACTGGCGAACCCGCGCCTGACAGCCAGCCTGCTGTTCACTTCGGACGCGGAAGTGCACACGCTCAATCGCGAATGGCGGGCCAAGGACAAGCCCACCAACGTCCTGTCCTTCCCCATGCTGGAACGGGATGACCTGCTGGCGCTCGCCGCCGATGGCCCGCCCGAGATGCTCGGTGACATCGCCCTGGCCCAGGAAACCTGCGCGCGCGAGGCGGCTGATAAAGGCGTGCCGCTGGAACATCACGCCGCCCACCTGATTATCCACGGGCTGCTTCACCTGGCCGGCTATGATCATGAGATTTCGGCGCAGGATGCGACCGAAATGGAGGCGCTGGAGACAAAGGCGCTTGCACATATGGCAATTACCGACCCATATTGCGATTGA